The following are encoded in a window of Gossypium raimondii isolate GPD5lz chromosome 13, ASM2569854v1, whole genome shotgun sequence genomic DNA:
- the LOC105782476 gene encoding elongation factor 2 — MVKFTAEELRAIMDRKHNIRNMSVIAHVDHGKSTLTDSLVAAAGIIAQEVAGDVRMTDTRADEAERGITIKSTGISLYYEMSDDSLKSYKGERQGNEYLINLIDSPGHVDFSSEVTAALRITDGALVVVDCIEGVCVQTETVLRQALGERIRPVLTVNKMDRCFLELQVDGEEAYQTFQRVIENANVIMATYEDPLLGDVQVYPEKGTVAFSAGLHGWAFTLTNFAKMYASKFGVDEAKMMERLWGENFFDPATKKWTTKNTGSGTCKRGFVQFCYEPIKQIINTCMNDQKDKLWPMLQKLGVTMKSDEKDLMGKSLMKRVMQTWLPASSALLEMMIFHLPSPSKAQKYRVENLYEGPLDDIYANAIRNCDPEGPLMLYVSKMIPASDKGRFFAFGRVFSGKVSTGLKVRIMGPNYVPGEKKDLYVKSVQRTVIWMGKKQETVEDVPCGNTVAMVGLDQFITKNATLTNEKEVDAHPIRAMKFSVSPVVRVAVQCKVASDLPKLVEGLKRLAKSDPMVVCTIEESGEHIVAGAGELHLEICLKDLQEDFMGGAEIVKSDPVVSFRETVLERSCRTVMSKSPNKHNRLYMEARPLEEGLAEAIDEGRIGPRDDPKVRSKILAEEYGWDKDLAKKIWCFGPETTGPNMVVDMCKGVQYLNEIKDSVVAGFQWASKEGAMAEENMRGICFEVCDVVLHTDAIHRGGGQIIPTARRVFYASQLTAKPRLLEPVYLVEIQAPEQALGGIYSVLNQKRGHVFEEMQRPGTPLYNIKAYLPVIESFGFSSTLRAATSGQAFPQCVFDHWDMMSSDPLEPGSQAATHVAEIRKRKGLKEQMTPLSDYEDKL, encoded by the exons ATG GTGAAGTTTACAGCTGAGGAGCTTCGTGCCATTATGGACAGGAAGCACAATATCCGTAATATGTCTGTTATTGCTCATGTGGACCACG GGAAATCAACTCTTACCGATTCTCTTGTGGCTGCTGCTGGAATTATTGCACAAGAAGTTGCTGGTGATGTTCGTATGACAGATACCCGTGCTGATGAGGCTGAGCGTGGTATCACAATCAAGTCTACTGGTATCTCTCTTTATTATGAAATGTCTGATGACTCTTTGAAGAGCTACAAAGGAGAGAGACAAGGGAATGAGTACCTCATCAATCTTATCGATTCCCCTGGGCACGTTGACTTTTCATCCGAGGTCACAGCTGCTCTACGTATTACTGATGGTGCCCTTGTGGTTGTTGACTGTATTGAAGGTGTCTGTGTGCAAACAGAGACTGTTCTCCGTCAGGCTCTTGGAGAAAGAATCAGGCCTGTCTTGACTGTTAACAAGATGGATAGGTGCTTCCTTGAGCTCCAGGTTGATGGAGAGGAGGCTTACCAGACATTCCAGAGAGTGATTGAAAATGCTAATGTCATCATGGCCACCTATGAAGATCCTCTTCTTGGTGATGTTCAAGTATACCCAGAGAAGGGAACAGTTGCTTTCTCTGCTGGTTTGCATGGTTGGGCTTTTACCTTGACCAACTTTGCTAAAATGTACGCCTCTAAATTTGGAGTTGATGAGGCAAAGATGATGGAAAGACTTTGGGGTGAGAACTTTTTTGATCCAGCTACCAAGAAGTGGACCACCAAGAACACTGGCTCTGGTACCTGCAAGCGTGGATTTGTTCAGTTCTGTTATGAACCCATCAAGCAGATAATCAACACTTGTATGAATGACCAGAAGGACAAGCTCTGGCCCATGTTGCAAAAGCTTGGTGTCACCATGAAGTCTGATGAGAAGGACTTGATGGGGAAGTCCCTAATGAAGCGTGTAATGCAGACGTGGCTTCCTGCTAGCAGTGCTCTCCTGGAAATGATGATCTTCCACCTTCCCTCTCCTAGCAAGGCTCAGAAATATCGTGTTGAAAACTTGTATGAGGGTCCTCTTGATGATATCTATGCCAATGCTATCAGGAACTGTGATCCTGAGGGTCCTCTTATGCTCTATGTTTCAAAGATGATTCCTGCTTCTGATAAGGGTAGGTTCTTTGCTTTTGGTCGTGTCTTCTCTGGCAAAGTTTCAACTGGCCTGAAGGTCAGGATCATGGGTCCAAACTATGTCCCTGGTGAGAAGAAAGATTTGTATGTCAAGAGCGTACAGAGAACTGTTATTTGGATGGGAAAGAAGCAGGAAACTGTTGAGGATGTTCCTTGTGGTAACACAGTGGCCATGGTTGGTCTGGATCAGTTTATCACCAAGAATGCTACTTTGACTAATGAGAAGGAAGTTGATGCGCACCCAATTCGTGCAATGAAGTTCTCTGTCTCTCCTGTTGTTCGTGTTGCTGTTCAGTGCAAGGTTGCATCTGATCTTCCCAAACTTGTTGAAGGGCTGAAGCGTTTGGCCAAGTCTGATCCTATGGTTGTTTGTACAATTGAAGAGTCGGGAGAGCACATTGTTGCTGGTGCTGGAGAGCTCCACCTTGAGATCTGTCTTAAGGATTTGCAAGAAGATTTTATGGGTGGTGCTGAGATCGTCAAGTCAGACCCAGTTGTCTCATTCCGTGAAACTGTCCTAGAGAGGTCTTGCAGGACTGTGATGAGCAAGTCTCCCAACAAGCACAACCGATTATACATGGAAGCTCGACCCTTGGAGGAAGGTCTGGCTGAAGCCATTGATGAAGGTCGTATTGGTCCAAGAGATGATCCCAAggttcgttcaaaaattttggctGAGGAGTATGGATGGGACAAAGATCTTGCTAAGAAGATATGGTGTTTTGGCCCTGAGACCACAGGTCCTAACATGGTGGTTGATATGTGTAAAGGAGTTCAGTACCTGAACGAAATCAAGGATTCAGTAGTCGCTGGGTTCCAATGGGCATCAAAGGAAGGTGCAATGGCCGAAGAGAACATGAGGGGTATATGCTTTGAAGTTTGTGATGTGGTTCTTCATACTGATGCTATCCATAGAGGTGGGGGTCAGATCATTCCAACTGCTAGGAGGGTTTTCTATGCTTCTCAGCTGACTGCCAAGCCGAGGCTGCTTGAGCCAGTGTACTTGGTGGAGATCCAAGCCCCAGAGCAAGCACTTGGTGGTATTTACAGTGTTCTTAACCAGAAGCGAGGACATGTGTTTGAGGAGATGCAGAGGCCTGGTACTCCACTATACAACATCAAAGCATATCTTCCTGTTATCGAGTCATTTGGATTCTCGAGCACCCTGAGGGCTGCAACATCAGGGCAGGCTTTCCCACAATGCGTGTTTGACCACTGGGATATGATGTCATCAGATCCATTGGAACCTGGTTCCCAGGCAGCCACCCATGTTGCTGAGATCCGTAAGAGGAAGGGATTGAAGGAGCAGATGACCCCGCTCTCCGATTATGAGGACAAGCTGTAA
- the LOC105782400 gene encoding serine/arginine-rich splicing factor SR45, with the protein MLFAYMDKYYRTLYYHHPRPTRVSNFDSSFLSIPAMAKPTTRGRRSPSISGSSSRSRSRSKSRSRSYSGSDSKSSSRSRSVSRSRSASPSSSRSRSSFSSSPSRGGRSRSRSPPKRRSPEPGSRRGNSPPPQSKKPSPAPRKASPIRESLVLYVDSLSRNVNEGHLREIFSNFGEVVNVDLAMDRVLNLPRGYGYVEFKTRADAEKALLYMDGAQIDGNVVRAKFTLPPRPKVSPPPKPISSAAKGDVPKSDNASVDIERGGPKRPRESSPQRKSLPSPRRRSPVGRRGGSPRRPPESPRRRVDSPVHRNGETPPRRRPASPVRGRSPLSPPRRLRSPPRASPRRMRSPIRRRSPPPRRRSPPRRARSPPRRSPLGRRRSRSPIRRPARSRSRSFSPRRGKGPAARHGRSSSYSRSPSPRKVPRRISRSRSPRRPLRGRSSSNSSSNSSPPRKP; encoded by the exons ATGCTTTTTGCCTACATGGACAAATACTATCGAACTCTCTACTACCATCACCCACGCCCCACTAGGGTTTCGAATTTCGACTCTTCCTTTCTCTCTATTCCCGCAATGGCGAAGCCGACAACGAGAGGCCGTCGCTCACCTTCTATCTCCGGCTCCTCTTCCCGTTCTCGGTCGCGGTCCAAGTCTCGTTCCCGCTCTTATTCCGGCTCAGACTCAAAGTCTAGTTCCCGTTCTCGCTCTGTGTCCAGGTCGAGATCCGCTTCTCCTTCTAGCTCTCGCTCCAGATCttccttctcttcttctccttccCGTGGCGGTCGCTCTCGAAGTCGCAGCCCTCCTAAGCGCCGAAG TCCTGAGCCTGGATCTAGGCGAGGTAATTCCCCTCCGCCACAATCTAAAAAGCCATCTCCAGCCCCAAG GAAGGCTTCTCCCATCCGTGAGTCTCTGGTTCTCTATGTTGACTCACTGAGCAGGAATGTCAATGAAGGCCATCTAAGAGAAATATTCA GTAATTTTGGTGAAGTTGTAAATGTGGATCTAGCCATGGACCGTGTT CTTAATCTTCCGCGAGGATATGGCTATGTTGAATTCAAGACAAGAGCAGATGCTGAAAAAGCTCTACTTTACATGGATGGT GCTCAGATTGATGGCAATGTTGTAAGAGCGAAGTTTACACTTCCTCCACGACCAAAAGTTTCACCACCCCCAAAGCCAATTTCTTCTGCTGCTAAAGGAGATGTTCCTAAATCTGATAATGCCAGTGTTGATATTGAGAGGGGTGGGCCAAAGCGACCACGGGAGT CTTCACCTCAACGGAAATCCCTGCCCTCACCTAGACGGAGATCACCTGTTGGTCGAAGAGGTGGATCTCCCAGACGACCACCAGAGTCTCCACGTCGTCGAGTAGATTCTCCTGTTCATCGTAATGGTGAAACACCTCCCAGGCGCCGCCCTGCATCTCCTGTCAGAGGTCGTTCTCCATTGTCTCCTCCAAGGCGGCTTAGATCTCCCCCAAG GGCATCTCCTCGCAGGATGCGTAGTCCAATCCGAAGACGTTCTCCTCCTCCAAGGCGCCG TTCACCTCCTAGACGTGCACGTAGTCCTCCAAGAAGGTCTCCTCTAGGTCGTAGACGGAGCCGTTCTCCAATTCGTAGACCTGCTCGTTCTCGTTCAAGGTCATTCTCACCTCGTAG AGGTAAAGGACCAGCAGCAAGACATGGGAGGTCATCATCCTATTCCAGATCACCTAGCCCCCGGAAG GTACCGAGGAGGATTTCTAGGAGCCGCAGTCCTAGAAG GCCATTGAGGGGAAGAAGCAGCAGCAACAGCAGTAGCAATAGTTCTCCGCCTCGTAAGCCGTAA